CAGAGGGTCGACGTCGTCGCCGGTCTCGATGCCGCCGAGCGCCCATGGTGGCCACGTCGATTTCTTAACCGGTGGCTGACGGGATTCGCTGATCCCGAGCCTCTGTATCTTCTTCTTTCAGATAAGGCGATTCGCGATCTCATCGACGTGCATCCCGATCAGTTAAGCGGCTATGCATACGCCACCGGATTGCGCCTGCGCTCCAGACTGCAAATCGAAGAGGTCGATCTTGTAATCGAGCCGCCGCTTCCGCCGCGTAAGATCAAAGCGCCGTCGATCATTTCGTATTTGATTCACAGATTGAGGCGGGGTGCGATCTATCTGCTTTTTCCACTATTATTGCCGGCGCTGCTGCCCGTTCCGGCCGCCTTTCCCGCTTCGCTGCCTGAATGGAGCCACTTGATGCCGGGTGAGGCGATTCGCAAGCAGGCGGCCCGGCCGATCGAGCTTGAGCACTGGACACAGATACCCGATACCGCTTTAACGCTTGGAGCAAACGCCGTTTTGCATGCGGAGAAAGGCCTGGCAATCGTCGTGCATCGGGGGCATGAGGTTGTCGATCGCATGATCCGACCCGAGCTTCAGAAAGAGTTAGCCGCCCGCTTTTTTTTTGTGCTGATTGTGGGGATGCTGATTCACGTCTGGAATGTCGTCTCGGTGTTCGGGCGTCCGTCGGGCTCGCTTCTTCCGTGGATCGTGGCGCAGGCCGAGGCGCTTTTCATTCTATTTCTACTTCTTCGGTTTGAGCCATCCGCTCTACAATGGTCGGCTACAATGCCCGCGGCTTTTATCCCCGTTGTATGCGGCTCACACCTGCTTTTCTTCGGCGTTTACCTCTGGCTTTTTCGCTACCGAACGTGAGCGCAGAAAGGCCGACGCCTCAGAGAGCATAACTCCGAAAAGAATGATGAAGCCGCCGATCCATTCATGGGCGCCGGGCCAGATGCCCGGATACACGATGGCGATAAGTGTGGCGAAAAGCGGTTCCATGGCATAGAGTATCGAGGCGCGCACAGGCGTCGTGGCGCGCTGGTACTTGAGCATGATAAAGACCGTGATCAGGCTGGCAGGAATGGCAAGATACAGAAGCAGGGCGATCGAAGTAGGCGTCCAGACAGGAGCGGGCGCACCATTAAGCAAGGCGAGGGCGAATCCCGCGGCAGAGCAGAGCAGGAACTGCGAAAACAGAATCGAGGCCATGCGCCCCTCGGAATGTGTGCGATCGACGGCGAGAATATAACCGGCAAAGGCGCCGGCCGAGATAAAGGTGATCCAGTCGCCTCGGTTGATCTCGCCGGCGGCAGGCTGTACGAGCACATAGGCCCCCGTCAGAAGAACGGCGGTGCTGATATAGTTCCAGAGAGTCGGAGCACGGCGATCCCATACGGCCTGAAAGACGAGTACATAGATAACGAGCAGATAGGTGATAAAGGCGGACTTCGCCGGCGTCGTATAGGCAAGGCCGAGCGTTTGCAGATAGAAGCCCGAGAAGGTGAGGGCGCCGAGCACGATGCCGTCGCGAAAGCCTGCCTTGAGCTGCGTGAGAAATCCGCCGCTGAAAAGAAAGGGCAGAAGAACGAGCGAGGCGACGGCAAAGCGCAGGGCGACGATATAGCCGGCGTCGGCATAGTGCAAAAAGACGCTGATGGCAGGGAAGGTGCCGCCCCAGATCATCGTAGCGAGGATTAAAAAAAGCTCGGCCCGGAATCGGCGGATCATAAACGTATCCCGATGTTCTCTTTAACGGCTCTGGATTTATCTGTCATCGTCCTCTATTTCGTCCTGGTCATCGGAATCGGCTTCACCATGCGAAAGCGGGCGGCGTCCGGAGTCGACTCCTATTTCCTTGCCGGGCGTTCGCTCGCGTGGTGGTGGCTGGGAACGTCCATCGTCGCCACGACCTTCTCGGCCGATACGCCGCTTGCCGTCGCCGGCATCACAGCGAAGCAGGGGATCTCGGGAAACTGGTTCTGGTGGAGCTGGGTTCTGAGCTACATGGCCGTCACCGTATTTTTCGCGAAACGCTGGCGACGCACCGGAGCGCTGACCGACGTCGAGTTCACCGAGCTGCGCTATGGCGGACGTCCGGCGGCGACGCTTCGGATAACGAAGGCCTTCTATCTCAGCGTCATCATGAACAGCATCATCCTCGGATGGATCTTTCGTTCGCTGAGCAAGATCTTTCTTCCCTATATTCGCTGGAGCGAACTCATCGGGCCGGGCGCCTACGACGCCTTCGTTTCTGTCTGGCCGTCTATGCTGCATCTCGATTCGCCGAACAGCACGCTGACGTTGCTTGTGAGTCTGTCGGTGATCCTGATCTATTCGAGCATGGGCGGCATTCGAAGCGGCGTCATCAACGATCTCATTCAGTTCACGATGGCTATGGGAGGCTCGATCCTTTTCGCCTATCTTGCCGTGCAATCGGCAGGAGGTATGGATCAGGTCGTGCATCGCGTCGAGGCCATCGATCCGGGGCTGCTATCGTTCTTTCCCGACTTCAATCAGATCCCCTGGACGGTCTTCGGCGTGTATTTCGTCGTGCAGTGGTGGGCGCAGTATTTCTCGGACGGAACGGGTTATATCGCACAGCGCATCAACACGGCGCGAAGCGAGCGGGACGCCCAGCTGGGCTCGCTCTGGTTTAACGTGGCTAACTATGCACTGCGTACCTGGCCCTGGGTTATGATCGGCCTTGTCGGCCTTGCTCTGTTTCCGCCCGCTTCCGATGCCTGTGCAAGCCGGGCCGGCGCGATGATCTGCGCCGATCGCGAGATGGCGTATCCGGTTTTAATCCATCACGTGCTCTCGCCGCATCCCGGTCTCGTCGGCTTCCTGCTTGCCGGATTGCTGGCCGCCTTTATGAGCACCGTTGATACGCATATTAACTGGGGGGCGTCGTATCTGGTGAACGATATCTACCTGCGTTTCATGCGTCGCAAAGCGGGACGCCTGGAGCAGATGATCGTCAGCCGACTCTGCGTCATCGGCATCGCCATCGTCGGATTGGTCATCGCCACCTACACGACGTCGATTGAGGCCGCCTGGAAGTTCCTGCTTGCGATGGCGGCCGGGCTCGGTCTGCCGCAGATCCTTCGCTGGATCTGGTGGCGTGCTAA
This region of Leptonema illini DSM 21528 genomic DNA includes:
- a CDS encoding DMT family transporter, giving the protein MIRRFRAELFLILATMIWGGTFPAISVFLHYADAGYIVALRFAVASLVLLPFLFSGGFLTQLKAGFRDGIVLGALTFSGFYLQTLGLAYTTPAKSAFITYLLVIYVLVFQAVWDRRAPTLWNYISTAVLLTGAYVLVQPAAGEINRGDWITFISAGAFAGYILAVDRTHSEGRMASILFSQFLLCSAAGFALALLNGAPAPVWTPTSIALLLYLAIPASLITVFIMLKYQRATTPVRASILYAMEPLFATLIAIVYPGIWPGAHEWIGGFIILFGVMLSEASAFLRSRSVAKKPEVNAEEKQV
- a CDS encoding sodium:solute symporter family protein codes for the protein MFSLTALDLSVIVLYFVLVIGIGFTMRKRAASGVDSYFLAGRSLAWWWLGTSIVATTFSADTPLAVAGITAKQGISGNWFWWSWVLSYMAVTVFFAKRWRRTGALTDVEFTELRYGGRPAATLRITKAFYLSVIMNSIILGWIFRSLSKIFLPYIRWSELIGPGAYDAFVSVWPSMLHLDSPNSTLTLLVSLSVILIYSSMGGIRSGVINDLIQFTMAMGGSILFAYLAVQSAGGMDQVVHRVEAIDPGLLSFFPDFNQIPWTVFGVYFVVQWWAQYFSDGTGYIAQRINTARSERDAQLGSLWFNVANYALRTWPWVMIGLVGLALFPPASDACASRAGAMICADREMAYPVLIHHVLSPHPGLVGFLLAGLLAAFMSTVDTHINWGASYLVNDIYLRFMRRKAGRLEQMIVSRLCVIGIAIVGLVIATYTTSIEAAWKFLLAMAAGLGLPQILRWIWWRANAWTEVSGMISSLALSLILYPAFPDAPAEHLLFAVAVGSASISIVVTLLTPPVDADHLRRFVERVDPLGAWSEFRPAGAEGAGRRFFAHVGLWLLSCTAVLAMMFTIGYALFSNWTAALIAAVVMLLAGYPAVQGFRGHRLLS